In a single window of the Gammaproteobacteria bacterium genome:
- a CDS encoding NAD(P)(+) transhydrogenase (Re/Si-specific) subunit beta, with amino-acid sequence MSILQISYLISSVCFILGIKALSSPETARRGMHLAALGMLIAVVSTLLFYPIVTYKWIIAGLVLGTVLSLPISLWIPMTKIPQRIAFSHAGGALAACLIGIAEYYRYRTSLGHVSMGIICIEVMLGALTFTGSLMVAGKLHGILPARPLTYKGQNIVNISLFFIMVAMLVFLSLNPQINFLFYVLLTIAFIFGVFLVTPIGAADMPVVIAIFNSYGGLTGAVMGFMLANRIQIITGALDGASGFILSILMCKAMNRSIFNVLFGAFGKVANAPDPSTKSNSTKEPQTITVEEALQFFENARSVIIAPGYGMAASQAHHALREFVDKLKASGISVKYAIHPVAGRMPGHMNVLLAEANVPYTDLFDMDEINPEFSHADIALVVGANDVTNPSARYVKSSPIYGMPILNVDKAKKVIILKRSLSPGFSGVENELYQNDHAWLLFGDAKESLTQLAYGFKRGW; translated from the coding sequence ATGAGCATATTGCAAATAAGTTATTTAATTTCCTCCGTTTGTTTTATCCTGGGTATTAAAGCATTAAGTTCACCAGAGACGGCAAGACGAGGGATGCACCTTGCAGCGTTGGGTATGCTTATTGCAGTAGTAAGTACACTTTTATTTTATCCCATTGTGACCTATAAATGGATCATCGCAGGTTTGGTGCTGGGTACAGTTTTAAGTTTGCCCATTTCGTTATGGATTCCTATGACGAAAATTCCGCAACGCATCGCATTTTCTCATGCCGGTGGTGCCCTTGCAGCTTGTTTAATTGGTATTGCCGAATATTATCGTTATCGCACTTCGCTTGGTCATGTGAGCATGGGGATCATTTGTATCGAAGTGATGTTAGGCGCACTAACTTTTACGGGCAGTTTGATGGTAGCTGGTAAATTACATGGCATATTGCCGGCCCGACCGCTAACTTATAAAGGACAAAACATAGTTAATATTTCTTTATTCTTTATCATGGTGGCGATGTTAGTTTTTCTCAGTCTTAACCCTCAAATTAATTTCCTTTTTTATGTCTTGTTAACGATTGCATTTATATTTGGTGTTTTTTTAGTGACACCTATTGGTGCCGCAGATATGCCCGTCGTCATTGCTATCTTTAATTCCTACGGTGGCCTGACGGGTGCAGTGATGGGTTTTATGCTAGCAAACCGCATTCAAATTATTACCGGAGCTTTGGATGGCGCCTCGGGATTTATTCTTTCTATTTTAATGTGTAAAGCCATGAATCGTTCCATCTTTAATGTTTTATTCGGTGCATTTGGCAAAGTTGCAAATGCACCCGATCCAAGCACTAAAAGTAATTCCACAAAAGAACCACAAACCATAACGGTTGAAGAAGCACTTCAATTTTTTGAAAATGCAAGATCAGTTATTATCGCGCCAGGTTACGGTATGGCCGCAAGCCAGGCTCATCATGCATTGAGAGAGTTTGTTGATAAACTTAAAGCAAGCGGTATTAGTGTAAAATACGCCATTCATCCGGTTGCCGGACGTATGCCAGGACATATGAACGTACTACTAGCTGAAGCGAATGTCCCCTACACAGATTTATTTGATATGGACGAAATCAATCCTGAATTTTCTCATGCAGACATTGCATTGGTGGTGGGTGCTAATGATGTAACTAATCCATCGGCTCGCTATGTTAAATCCAGTCCAATTTATGGTATGCCCATTTTAAATGTTGATAAAGCTAAGAAAGTTATTATCTTAAAACGAAGTTTGAGTCCTGGTTTCTCCGGTGTTGAAAACGAACTTTATCAAAATGATCACGCATGGTTATTATTTGGCGATGCAAAAGAAAGTCTCACGCAACTTGCTTATGGTTTTAAACGCGGATGGTGA
- a CDS encoding NAD(P) transhydrogenase subunit alpha, which translates to MLSEIGIADVYLFVLAGFLGFQLISRIPPLMHTPLMAATNAIAGIALIGSIAVAGENYNIVTNILAFIAVTCSTINVVGGFLITDRILRMLKKGDKKSVKP; encoded by the coding sequence ATGCTGAGTGAAATTGGAATAGCGGATGTCTATCTTTTTGTTCTAGCGGGTTTTCTCGGTTTTCAGCTTATTTCGCGCATCCCGCCGTTGATGCATACCCCCCTCATGGCTGCAACGAATGCAATAGCAGGTATCGCATTAATTGGCTCCATTGCAGTGGCGGGTGAAAATTATAATATAGTGACTAACATTTTGGCGTTCATTGCAGTGACTTGCTCGACGATCAATGTCGTCGGTGGTTTTTTAATTACCGATCGTATACTTCGGATGTTAAAAAAAGGTGATAAGAAGAGTGTGAAGCCATGA
- a CDS encoding GTP cyclohydrolase, translated as MFIVTLTYKQPLEIVDQHLAEHRAYLEEGYRYNFFVTSGPKKPRNGAIIISNLKDREQLEGILKEDPFNVNGVTEYDIVEFTPTKYHTNFACFI; from the coding sequence ATGTTTATCGTAACGCTTACTTATAAACAACCACTAGAAATTGTTGATCAACATTTAGCTGAGCATCGTGCCTATTTAGAAGAAGGCTATCGTTATAATTTTTTTGTGACTTCAGGACCAAAAAAACCCAGAAATGGTGCGATTATCATTTCTAATTTAAAAGATCGTGAACAACTTGAAGGCATTTTAAAAGAAGATCCCTTTAACGTGAATGGCGTTACTGAGTATGACATTGTGGAATTTACCCCGACAAAATATCATACAAATTTTGCCTGTTTTATCTAA
- a CDS encoding FAD-binding oxidoreductase has protein sequence MLKKLNFLHLLFEAALIILFSPSSFAVTLNDNGRINATQVSRIIRVKSETDILNAIKKAHEEHIPIAIMGKQHSQGGQSLASNAIELDMLSFNRVLKINTQKKQVTVQSGITWSDLQKYINPYNLAIKSMQSPNIFTVGGSMSVNAHGDDFRAGAVGNSIVAFDILLANGQKVSVTPTTNPKLWSAVIGGYGLFGVITNITLQLTDNNLLVSHYQKTNVDNFPVYFREKILNNKDVTLFYAHLNIIPHSSFLQDMYVITYTDTKELSTHIISLDNPDKWNVILTPIFNISRHGELGKKVRWNMEKRIFRKIYNNHVATRNNAMEKPVKFASDYYSKYNADWLQEYFIPLDQFPQFIKILSSVILKNNVNLLNVTIRYVPTESNILLPYVKNNCFAIVLYFNQDLSGKEVEHTKLWTRKLIDTTLSMDGNYYLPYQNFASESQFKQAYPGYEKIIELKKIYDPKNIFTNKLYQIYFK, from the coding sequence ATGTTAAAAAAACTAAATTTTTTACATTTACTCTTTGAAGCAGCCTTAATAATACTTTTTAGTCCATCATCATTTGCCGTTACCTTAAATGACAATGGACGAATTAACGCAACACAAGTATCACGCATCATACGTGTTAAATCTGAAACTGACATCCTAAACGCAATTAAAAAAGCGCATGAAGAACATATTCCAATTGCCATTATGGGCAAACAACACAGCCAGGGTGGGCAATCACTTGCATCTAATGCAATTGAATTAGATATGCTTTCATTCAATCGAGTTTTAAAAATTAACACCCAGAAAAAACAAGTTACTGTGCAAAGTGGCATAACGTGGAGTGACTTGCAGAAATATATTAATCCATACAACTTAGCGATCAAGTCCATGCAATCACCTAATATCTTTACAGTAGGTGGATCAATGAGTGTTAATGCGCATGGAGACGATTTTCGAGCAGGTGCTGTTGGAAATAGTATTGTGGCATTTGATATATTGCTCGCGAATGGTCAAAAGGTTTCTGTAACACCAACTACGAATCCAAAATTGTGGTCAGCAGTGATAGGAGGTTACGGATTATTCGGAGTTATTACTAATATAACGCTGCAATTAACTGATAACAACTTACTTGTTAGTCATTATCAAAAAACTAATGTAGATAATTTTCCGGTTTATTTTCGCGAGAAGATATTAAATAATAAAGATGTGACTTTGTTTTATGCGCATTTAAACATCATACCTCATTCCAGTTTTTTACAAGATATGTATGTTATTACTTACACAGATACTAAAGAATTATCCACTCACATAATTTCCCTAGATAATCCTGATAAGTGGAACGTAATTCTCACGCCCATATTCAATATATCAAGACACGGTGAGTTAGGTAAAAAAGTGCGCTGGAACATGGAGAAACGAATTTTTCGCAAAATATATAATAATCATGTTGCTACTAGAAATAATGCGATGGAAAAGCCAGTTAAATTCGCATCGGATTATTACAGTAAATATAATGCAGATTGGCTACAAGAATATTTCATTCCTCTTGATCAATTTCCTCAATTTATAAAAATTTTAAGCTCTGTTATTTTGAAAAACAATGTCAATTTGCTTAATGTTACTATTCGATATGTCCCTACGGAATCGAATATTTTATTACCCTACGTAAAAAATAATTGTTTTGCTATTGTTTTGTACTTCAATCAAGATTTATCGGGAAAAGAAGTTGAACATACTAAATTATGGACGAGAAAATTGATTGATACCACATTATCAATGGATGGGAATTATTATTTACCTTATCAGAATTTTGCGAGTGAATCTCAATTTAAACAAGCTTATCCAGGATATGAAAAAATAATCGAACTTAAAAAAATTTATGACCCGAAAAATATATTTACTAATAAGCTATATCAAATATATTTCAAATAA
- a CDS encoding type 1 glutamine amidotransferase — MTKNLTGKKIAILVTNGFEQVELTDPKAALEKAGAKVDIISPEKDKVKGWKHTEWGDEFKVDVLLDDADPTQYDALLLPGGVINPDKLRLNDEAINFVKRMNQANKPIAAICHGPWLLINAGIVKDRKLTSWPSIKLDLINAGAKWHDAEVIRDLNLVTSRKPEDIPAFNEEIINVFSEELIPS, encoded by the coding sequence ATGACAAAGAATCTCACTGGTAAGAAAATTGCAATTTTAGTAACAAATGGATTTGAACAAGTGGAATTGACTGATCCTAAAGCTGCCTTAGAAAAGGCGGGTGCGAAAGTTGATATTATTTCTCCTGAGAAAGATAAAGTAAAAGGATGGAAACATACGGAGTGGGGAGATGAATTTAAAGTCGACGTTTTACTCGATGATGCAGATCCCACACAGTATGATGCATTGTTATTACCAGGAGGGGTTATTAATCCCGACAAATTACGTCTTAACGATGAGGCGATCAATTTTGTCAAACGTATGAATCAAGCGAATAAACCGATTGCCGCAATTTGTCATGGCCCATGGTTGCTGATTAATGCAGGAATAGTGAAAGATCGTAAATTAACTTCATGGCCTTCGATTAAATTAGATTTAATTAATGCGGGCGCCAAGTGGCATGATGCGGAAGTCATAAGAGATTTAAACCTTGTAACCAGTCGTAAACCTGAAGATATTCCTGCATTTAATGAAGAAATAATTAATGTTTTCTCGGAAGAATTAATTCCCAGCTAA
- a CDS encoding alpha/beta fold hydrolase, with product MTAKIMNNEIIVLIHGLMRSHRSMYRLESYLLKQGYETYSYHYPSTKYTISEHGVQFQSFIEGLLLANASKNLHFITHSLGGIIAREALSKLTPKKLNRCNSLIMLAPPNQGSLLAKLCLTITPFLSSFIKPLAELSCDHDAYVHQVGVPEQVKIGTIAGRFDAKVPPSATHMSRQNDFVIINSTHTFIMNHPKTRKVILNFLQSGNF from the coding sequence ATGACAGCAAAAATAATGAATAATGAAATCATTGTATTAATACATGGTTTGATGCGATCACATCGAAGCATGTATCGTTTAGAATCTTATCTCCTCAAGCAAGGGTATGAAACTTATAGTTATCATTACCCATCGACTAAATATACGATTAGTGAACATGGGGTTCAATTTCAAAGTTTTATTGAAGGTTTATTATTAGCAAACGCTAGTAAAAATTTACATTTTATTACACACAGTCTCGGCGGTATTATTGCGAGAGAAGCACTAAGTAAGCTTACTCCCAAAAAATTAAATAGATGTAATTCCTTAATTATGCTCGCTCCGCCTAATCAAGGATCTTTGCTTGCAAAATTATGCTTAACCATTACTCCTTTTCTTTCGTCATTCATAAAGCCACTAGCTGAGCTAAGTTGTGATCATGACGCTTATGTTCATCAAGTTGGCGTGCCTGAACAAGTAAAAATTGGAACGATAGCAGGTAGATTTGATGCGAAAGTGCCGCCATCTGCAACTCACATGAGTAGGCAAAATGATTTTGTCATCATTAACTCGACTCATACTTTTATTATGAACCATCCAAAAACAAGAAAGGTCATTCTTAATTTTTTGCAAAGCGGAAATTTCTGA
- a CDS encoding M23 family metallopeptidase, producing MSNIIRYLFALSLITTLSHVAFALPFSPRAPLTNQTTSVLSRDVQVAVSMTPFPSPMLANNKAYLVYEVYLTNFSYTPIKLIGLDLLDAQNPTQSIMHFDENLLLTMVHPIGTPAQNKDKALLLSGQQKIVFLWVPFENAAKVPPLIKHQFHFQMMNPELERVSLTPQIMQVESTPPIIVGAPLQGDNWVAFNGPSNSSKHREAYRVGDGKVYFAQRYAIDFVQLGKDGQTFTGDKFKNESYHCYGANIYAVSAGQVVAIHNDIPENTPGDQRAIKITADTVGGNYVVLDIGFQRYAFYAHIQPGTVTVKPGDLVKKGQILGKVGNTGNSSEPHLHFHIVDKPTFIYANGVPYVFEEFYLHPSKVLEGDDIRIQMLGHAMIKVNNQLMLENDVVMFGSS from the coding sequence ATGTCAAATATAATTCGATATCTATTCGCGCTCTCTTTAATCACAACATTATCACACGTAGCTTTTGCACTTCCATTTTCGCCGAGAGCGCCGTTAACAAACCAAACGACGTCAGTTTTAAGTCGCGATGTCCAAGTGGCAGTTAGCATGACACCATTTCCCAGTCCGATGCTTGCCAATAACAAGGCATATTTAGTCTATGAAGTGTATTTAACTAATTTTAGTTACACGCCAATTAAATTAATCGGCTTAGATTTACTGGATGCACAAAATCCAACGCAATCCATTATGCATTTCGATGAGAATTTACTTTTAACGATGGTGCACCCTATCGGTACACCTGCGCAGAATAAAGATAAAGCTTTACTCTTATCAGGCCAACAAAAAATTGTTTTTTTATGGGTACCTTTTGAAAATGCAGCGAAGGTACCTCCATTAATTAAGCATCAATTTCATTTTCAAATGATGAATCCTGAATTGGAAAGAGTTTCTCTAACACCGCAAATCATGCAGGTCGAATCGACGCCCCCCATCATTGTGGGCGCGCCCTTACAAGGTGATAACTGGGTCGCATTTAATGGTCCGTCAAATTCTTCTAAGCATCGAGAAGCTTATCGTGTGGGTGACGGAAAAGTTTATTTTGCGCAACGTTATGCCATTGATTTTGTGCAGCTGGGGAAAGATGGACAGACGTTTACGGGAGATAAATTTAAAAACGAGAGTTATCATTGCTATGGTGCCAACATTTACGCGGTATCAGCGGGGCAGGTCGTTGCGATTCATAATGACATTCCAGAAAATACACCCGGCGATCAAAGAGCCATAAAAATTACTGCAGACACAGTAGGCGGGAATTATGTTGTTTTGGATATTGGGTTCCAACGTTATGCTTTTTATGCTCATATTCAGCCAGGTACAGTGACTGTTAAGCCAGGTGACCTTGTAAAGAAAGGACAAATTTTAGGTAAAGTCGGTAATACGGGTAATTCGTCCGAACCTCATCTCCACTTCCATATAGTCGATAAGCCAACTTTTATTTATGCAAATGGTGTCCCTTATGTTTTCGAAGAATTTTATCTTCATCCAAGTAAGGTTTTAGAGGGTGATGATATCCGCATTCAAATGTTGGGACATGCCATGATTAAAGTAAATAATCAACTGATGTTAGAAAATGATGTGGTGATGTTTGGTAGTAGCTAG
- a CDS encoding MMPL family transporter produces the protein MRDKFSRKKKHWLIVISWIIAAVICTIYLPYAGKPFKIGEVRDPKAESTLASNIMEKELPFGGSRLFVLYKSDKLNANHAPFTTQVKKSLDGLKKLSFEHRVISPYQNARQISASEREAYAVVETNSTAEELASSMNDIRNALGQPKNIEMFIGGEPSYIADVYRLSEINLIRGELIALPICFVVLIFVFGGIVAAFIPIISGIICIIIISTILYILGHQIDLTVFVLNIATMLGLGLSLDYTLLITYRFREEHAKWHDCKKTIEITLATAGKSIFFSGLIVLISIASLIFFPINMLYSIGIAGVVVVAITVLCSLTFLPALLCILEKNVTSTIPQLKHFTTEDVHNHRWYRFVMVVMRFPFLFLIPTIGILLLLGYPFLDVKLNSSDAKILPTWVESRQLLDQFEQNFNANELTPTLILFKSQNKSIISKNNISHLYDYAQHLKKDPRVKRVGSIVTIKSGLTKQQYQQLYASSPLPFDEYQKQFFKGSTKGKYTIMSVVSKFSKDDVRNFDLVDTVRHNKIGGHITKQVAGTSATIIDTLHIVYNLFIKVVIVISIVTYLALVWLLRSLILPLKAILMNFLSLSVCYGMLVFIFQEGHFANIINFTPVGFTDMNLPILLFFALFGLSMDYEVFLLSRIKEYYEQTKDNTKSVALGLEKSARIITSAALIVVIVSGAFVTADIVFIKAFGLGTALAVAIDATLIRLLLVPTTMRLLGDWNWYIPQWLDRILPNINFDKEVTSYKKPNSKE, from the coding sequence ATGAGAGATAAATTTTCCAGGAAAAAAAAACATTGGCTCATTGTGATTTCTTGGATCATAGCAGCAGTGATATGTACAATTTACCTTCCCTATGCTGGTAAGCCTTTTAAGATTGGAGAAGTCAGAGACCCTAAAGCGGAAAGTACGTTAGCATCTAATATCATGGAGAAAGAATTACCTTTTGGCGGTTCGCGATTATTTGTCTTATATAAAAGTGATAAGTTAAATGCTAATCATGCTCCATTTACTACGCAAGTTAAAAAGTCACTCGATGGGTTAAAGAAACTGTCATTCGAACATCGTGTTATATCACCTTACCAAAATGCCCGGCAAATTTCCGCCTCGGAACGAGAAGCATATGCAGTGGTTGAAACCAATTCTACTGCAGAAGAATTAGCAAGTTCCATGAATGATATTCGTAATGCATTAGGTCAACCTAAAAATATTGAAATGTTTATTGGTGGAGAACCTTCTTACATTGCTGATGTGTATCGTCTTAGTGAGATCAATCTAATTCGCGGAGAATTAATTGCTTTACCCATTTGTTTTGTAGTTCTTATTTTTGTATTCGGCGGCATTGTTGCTGCATTCATCCCCATCATTTCCGGTATCATTTGTATCATCATCATTAGCACAATTTTATATATATTGGGCCATCAAATCGATTTAACGGTGTTTGTTTTAAATATTGCAACCATGTTGGGGTTGGGCCTTAGTTTAGATTATACCCTTCTCATTACCTATCGCTTTCGAGAAGAACATGCTAAATGGCATGACTGCAAAAAAACGATTGAAATTACCCTAGCGACTGCCGGTAAATCCATTTTTTTTAGTGGTCTTATTGTTTTAATTAGTATTGCATCATTAATTTTCTTTCCGATCAACATGCTTTATTCCATAGGAATTGCAGGAGTTGTGGTCGTCGCCATTACCGTATTGTGTTCTCTTACCTTTCTACCAGCTTTACTTTGCATTCTCGAGAAAAATGTAACGTCGACCATTCCCCAGTTAAAACATTTTACAACCGAAGACGTTCATAATCATCGGTGGTACCGCTTTGTTATGGTGGTCATGCGTTTCCCATTTTTATTTTTAATTCCAACGATTGGGATATTATTATTACTAGGTTATCCCTTTTTGGACGTTAAACTTAATAGTTCTGATGCGAAAATTTTACCAACGTGGGTCGAAAGCCGCCAGTTACTTGATCAATTTGAACAAAATTTTAATGCCAATGAATTAACGCCAACGCTTATTCTTTTTAAATCGCAAAATAAATCGATTATCTCTAAAAATAATATTTCGCATTTATATGATTATGCGCAACACTTAAAAAAGGATCCGCGGGTGAAACGTGTAGGAAGTATCGTTACGATTAAATCTGGATTAACTAAACAGCAGTATCAACAACTCTATGCGTCGTCGCCCTTACCTTTTGATGAATACCAAAAGCAATTTTTTAAAGGCAGCACAAAAGGCAAGTATACAATCATGAGTGTCGTAAGTAAGTTTTCAAAAGATGATGTAAGAAATTTTGATTTAGTTGATACCGTGCGCCATAACAAAATTGGTGGTCACATTACGAAACAAGTCGCAGGAACTTCCGCCACCATCATCGACACTTTGCATATTGTTTATAACTTATTTATCAAGGTGGTTATTGTCATTAGCATTGTAACTTACTTGGCGCTCGTGTGGTTATTACGTTCACTTATTCTCCCCCTAAAAGCCATCCTCATGAATTTTTTAAGTTTGAGTGTTTGTTACGGCATGTTAGTTTTTATTTTTCAAGAGGGTCACTTTGCTAACATTATTAATTTCACGCCGGTTGGCTTTACCGACATGAACCTTCCTATCCTATTATTTTTTGCTTTGTTCGGACTCTCCATGGATTATGAAGTTTTTTTATTATCCCGTATCAAAGAATATTATGAACAAACCAAAGATAATACAAAAAGTGTGGCCCTTGGCTTAGAAAAAAGTGCCCGAATTATCACCAGTGCAGCTCTAATAGTTGTGATTGTATCGGGTGCCTTTGTAACTGCTGATATCGTGTTCATTAAAGCGTTTGGTTTAGGTACCGCACTCGCAGTCGCCATTGATGCTACCTTAATTAGATTATTATTGGTTCCAACCACTATGCGTTTATTAGGGGATTGGAATTGGTATATCCCCCAATGGTTAGATCGTATCTTACCGAATATTAATTTCGATAAAGAAGTCACCTCGTATAAAAAACCCAATTCGAAAGAATAG
- a CDS encoding Re/Si-specific NAD(P)(+) transhydrogenase subunit alpha — MNIGIPKEIFPGENRVAAVPETVMKMIKAELKVKIETDAGLSAFIPDADYDKAGAEIQPTAASLFSESDVVLKVQRPLDGPDHTDEINLLKEKSVLICPLSPMRYPDLLKKLNAKKITAFSLDLLPRIARAQSMDILSSMSNLAGYKSIIMAADHLPKIFPMMTTAAGTILPAKVIVIGAGVAGLQAIATAHRLGAVVLGFDTRPITAEQVKSLGADFVSLETTHEAEDAAGYAKAHSAAFYQQEQNIIEKYLPQTDVIVTTALIPGKPAPLLITEAMVKQMKPGSVIVDLAVEQGGNCELVEPGKIVIKHQVVIIGVMNIPSTMPLQTSQLYSKNIFNFLNYILPQLKASQFDFTDDIIKGCLITHDGETIHPLLKQAVNL, encoded by the coding sequence ATCAACATTGGCATTCCCAAAGAAATTTTCCCAGGTGAAAATCGTGTTGCCGCTGTTCCCGAAACTGTAATGAAGATGATTAAAGCAGAGCTCAAGGTAAAAATAGAAACGGATGCTGGGCTTAGCGCTTTTATACCGGATGCTGATTACGACAAAGCAGGTGCAGAAATCCAACCCACCGCCGCGTCTTTGTTTAGTGAATCTGATGTTGTTTTGAAAGTCCAACGCCCTTTGGATGGTCCTGACCATACGGATGAAATAAATCTTCTTAAAGAGAAAAGTGTTTTAATTTGCCCGCTTTCCCCCATGCGTTATCCTGATCTTTTAAAAAAATTAAATGCGAAAAAAATTACGGCTTTTTCACTTGACTTACTACCCCGCATTGCACGCGCACAGTCCATGGATATTTTAAGTTCCATGAGCAATCTTGCAGGGTATAAAAGTATCATTATGGCTGCCGATCATCTTCCGAAAATTTTTCCAATGATGACAACCGCTGCGGGCACCATCTTACCCGCTAAGGTTATCGTGATTGGTGCAGGGGTGGCCGGATTGCAAGCCATCGCCACAGCGCATCGTTTAGGTGCGGTTGTTCTTGGCTTCGATACGCGGCCCATTACAGCTGAACAAGTGAAAAGTTTAGGCGCAGATTTTGTCAGTTTAGAAACAACGCATGAAGCAGAAGATGCTGCTGGGTACGCAAAAGCTCATAGTGCGGCATTTTATCAACAAGAACAAAATATTATTGAAAAATACTTACCCCAAACAGATGTGATTGTAACGACCGCTTTAATACCCGGTAAACCGGCACCTTTGTTAATCACTGAAGCAATGGTGAAACAAATGAAACCCGGTTCAGTGATTGTTGATCTTGCGGTTGAACAGGGCGGAAATTGCGAGCTTGTTGAGCCTGGAAAAATAGTTATTAAGCACCAAGTCGTGATTATTGGTGTGATGAATATCCCGAGCACCATGCCCCTGCAAACAAGCCAGCTTTATTCTAAGAATATTTTTAATTTTTTAAACTACATTTTACCGCAATTAAAAGCGTCGCAGTTTGATTTCACCGACGATATTATTAAGGGATGTTTAATTACGCATGATGGTGAAACGATCCATCCTTTACTGAAACAAGCAGTTAATCTATAA
- a CDS encoding acetyl-CoA C-acetyltransferase, giving the protein MKTESNQVYILGSARVPFAKSQTTYNFVTRKALMVASLNSLVETYKLQNQLLGDIALGAVMNSSLDFNLARECLLDTALDPETPAYNVQRACGTGLETTWQIALKVHTGAIDLGIAGGVDTNSDLPIEVSPQLQRVLLNMNKAKTFTAKVKALRGITLQSLKPTIVNVNEPRTHLSMGEHCELMVKEWGISRVAQDQLALASHMNASKAYNAGFFDDLVYPFQGLKKDGTLRADTTLEKLAQLKPVFDLEAGTLTAGNSSPLTDGSACVLIGNDRSAEKYSLKPLARLIDVQVAAVDFVHGAGLLMAPTKAVAQLLIRNQLSFQDFDFFEIHEAFAGQVLCNLKAWETVTYCRDVLGLPAALGTIDRTKLNVVGSSLSVGHPFAATGARITGTLAKLLAQGGKKRGLISICTAGGMGIAALLESY; this is encoded by the coding sequence ATGAAGACTGAATCTAATCAAGTTTATATTCTAGGAAGTGCCCGTGTTCCTTTTGCAAAAAGTCAAACGACATATAACTTTGTCACCCGTAAAGCATTGATGGTTGCTTCTCTCAATAGTCTTGTCGAAACCTATAAACTGCAAAATCAACTTCTCGGTGACATTGCCCTTGGTGCAGTAATGAATAGCTCATTAGATTTTAATTTAGCTCGAGAATGTTTGCTGGATACTGCGCTCGATCCTGAAACACCTGCTTATAATGTTCAGCGCGCTTGTGGTACGGGTCTTGAAACAACTTGGCAAATCGCACTCAAAGTTCATACGGGCGCAATCGATCTTGGTATTGCTGGTGGCGTGGATACGAATAGCGATCTTCCGATTGAAGTGTCACCCCAATTGCAACGCGTATTGCTGAATATGAATAAAGCGAAGACCTTCACTGCAAAAGTGAAAGCATTGCGTGGTATTACGTTGCAAAGTCTTAAACCTACTATTGTAAACGTCAATGAACCTCGTACTCATCTCTCAATGGGTGAGCATTGTGAATTAATGGTCAAAGAATGGGGAATTTCACGCGTTGCGCAGGATCAATTAGCATTAGCAAGTCATATGAATGCATCAAAGGCTTATAACGCAGGTTTTTTTGATGATTTGGTTTATCCGTTTCAGGGTTTGAAAAAAGATGGCACATTGCGTGCAGATACAACGCTTGAAAAACTAGCGCAATTAAAACCAGTTTTTGATCTTGAAGCCGGAACGTTAACTGCGGGCAATAGTTCTCCCCTAACAGATGGTTCAGCCTGTGTCTTAATAGGAAATGACCGAAGTGCAGAAAAGTATAGTCTAAAGCCACTCGCAAGATTAATTGACGTGCAAGTGGCCGCGGTTGATTTTGTACATGGCGCTGGACTTTTAATGGCGCCTACAAAAGCTGTGGCGCAATTATTGATACGTAATCAACTTTCGTTTCAAGATTTTGATTTTTTTGAAATCCATGAGGCATTTGCGGGACAAGTCCTTTGCAACTTAAAGGCTTGGGAAACAGTCACTTATTGCCGCGATGTACTCGGTTTACCCGCAGCGCTAGGCACGATTGATCGCACGAAATTAAATGTAGTAGGTAGTAGCCTCTCAGTGGGCCATCCTTTCGCTGCAACGGGCGCACGGATCACCGGAACACTTGCAAAACTTTTAGCCCAGGGGGGTAAAAAGCGCGGTTTAATTTCGATTTGCACAGCTGGGGGCATGGGCATTGCTGCACTATTGGAATCATACTAA